A single genomic interval of Chryseobacterium paludis harbors:
- a CDS encoding response regulator transcription factor, whose protein sequence is MSEIFNDFFFSETKVKGVLREETSQSSNYLEVTDAFSRAIYMSVYIIDYQKRNFEYVSENPLFLCGNTAEEVKNMGYDFYFKYVQKSDADLLSKVNQIGFEFYEKIPADERKYYTLSYDIHLLNNNKAFLVNQKLTPLFLTEEGKIWKAMGVVSLSTNTNSGNITISKQGTNDYWRYDTKEGVWRNEKKIKLTERELDVLRYHAQGYTINKIAEKIFVSPDTIKFHRRKLFEKMQVTNISEALAFVTNNKLL, encoded by the coding sequence ATGAGTGAAATTTTTAATGACTTTTTTTTCTCTGAAACTAAAGTCAAGGGGGTCTTGCGTGAAGAAACTTCACAATCGAGTAATTATCTGGAAGTGACAGATGCATTTTCCAGGGCAATTTATATGAGTGTATATATTATTGACTATCAAAAAAGGAATTTTGAATATGTTTCCGAAAATCCATTATTCCTTTGTGGGAATACTGCCGAAGAAGTCAAGAATATGGGATATGATTTTTATTTTAAGTATGTACAGAAAAGTGATGCAGATTTATTATCAAAAGTTAACCAGATAGGATTTGAGTTCTATGAAAAGATTCCGGCTGATGAGAGAAAATACTATACGCTTTCTTATGATATTCACTTGTTGAATAATAATAAGGCTTTTTTAGTAAATCAGAAATTGACTCCACTTTTTCTTACAGAAGAAGGGAAGATATGGAAAGCGATGGGTGTAGTTTCCCTTTCCACAAATACCAATTCCGGAAATATTACCATTTCTAAACAAGGTACGAATGATTATTGGAGATATGATACTAAGGAAGGGGTATGGAGAAACGAGAAAAAAATAAAATTAACGGAAAGGGAACTGGATGTTTTACGATATCACGCACAAGGTTACACCATTAATAAAATAGCAGAGAAAATTTTTGTTTCTCCTGATACCATAAAATTTCATCGCAGGAAATTATTTGAAAAAATGCAGGTAACTAATATCTCAGAAGCATTGGCATTTGTAACCAATAATAAATTGCTATAG
- a CDS encoding DUF3472 domain-containing protein: MRLKLLTEIFLGIAFLVFQSCAENNSIATEDTISKQNKASSLINNPPFSVPVAGNSFLTVKPSGANEVITSAKLANWTNPHTVISTYFRLSNTGTLNIGLKASVPSGSSIVKVTIGNESKNITLTGLAYTNYTVGDFTISNPGYVKVDLQGVSKTGGYFADLTDILVSGSAATGIHIFSNDPSYYYWARRGPSCHLNYTIPTNTNVSYYYNEVTIPIGEDKIGSYFMANGFKEGYFGMQVNSATERRILFSVWSPFETDDPNNIPPDHKIVLNRAGSGVTIGEFGNEGSGGQSYYKYNWTAGQTYKFLLKGEPDGNGKTDYTAWFLSPETTSWKLIASWKRPQTSTYLKGFYSFVENFEPENGYQGRKVEFKNQWVRTSSGNWMAISGARFSVDNTYNAEQRIDAMGGINGNAFFLQNGGFFNTVVNPGTQFSVTAPTQAPNIDFSNLP; the protein is encoded by the coding sequence ATGAGACTAAAACTATTGACAGAGATCTTTTTAGGTATTGCTTTTCTTGTTTTTCAGTCGTGTGCAGAAAATAATAGCATAGCCACGGAAGACACCATTTCTAAACAAAATAAAGCATCTTCTTTAATAAACAATCCACCATTCAGTGTTCCGGTAGCTGGAAATTCATTTCTGACCGTAAAGCCTTCCGGAGCCAATGAGGTAATCACATCTGCCAAATTAGCCAACTGGACCAATCCCCATACGGTTATTAGTACTTATTTCAGACTAAGCAATACTGGAACGTTAAATATCGGATTAAAGGCTTCAGTCCCTTCCGGTAGTAGCATAGTTAAAGTAACGATTGGTAATGAATCTAAGAACATTACATTAACAGGATTGGCTTATACCAATTATACTGTGGGAGATTTTACCATTTCTAACCCGGGTTATGTAAAAGTTGATCTTCAAGGGGTATCTAAAACAGGAGGTTACTTTGCGGACCTCACCGATATTTTAGTTAGTGGATCCGCAGCCACAGGAATTCATATTTTCAGTAATGATCCCTCATATTATTACTGGGCTCGTAGAGGGCCTTCCTGTCACTTGAATTACACGATCCCAACAAATACCAATGTAAGTTATTATTATAACGAAGTGACAATTCCCATTGGTGAAGATAAGATCGGCTCTTATTTTATGGCAAACGGCTTCAAAGAGGGCTACTTTGGGATGCAGGTTAATTCTGCCACTGAAAGAAGGATTTTATTCTCTGTATGGAGCCCATTTGAAACAGACGATCCCAATAATATCCCACCCGATCACAAGATTGTGTTAAACAGAGCAGGTAGTGGAGTTACTATTGGAGAATTTGGTAATGAAGGCTCAGGAGGACAGAGTTATTATAAATATAATTGGACAGCTGGACAGACCTATAAATTCTTATTAAAAGGTGAACCTGATGGAAATGGAAAAACGGATTATACAGCATGGTTCCTCTCTCCAGAAACCACTTCCTGGAAACTCATTGCCAGCTGGAAGAGGCCACAAACCAGCACTTATCTTAAAGGATTCTACAGTTTCGTAGAAAATTTTGAACCTGAGAATGGATATCAGGGAAGAAAGGTAGAATTTAAAAATCAGTGGGTAAGAACCTCTTCTGGAAACTGGATGGCAATTTCAGGAGCGAGATTCAGTGTGGATAATACTTATAATGCAGAGCAAAGGATAGATGCTATGGGTGGAATAAATGGTAATGCATTCTTTTTACAAAATGGAGGATTCTTTAATACTGTTGTAAACCCAGGAACTCAGTTTTCGGTTACAGCACCAACACAAGCTCCCAATATAGATTTTTCAAATCTTCCATAA
- a CDS encoding lysophospholipid acyltransferase family protein → MSLISKNDLIQASGLSKIGFLKNPVASAIMSVAKINEVNRLYDKLKDKEGKDFFDSFVRERNLSYIAFEEDLAKIPKTGPFILVSNHPLGAIDGILMCKILLEVRPDFKVMGNFLLEKIKPMEPYVISVNPFENRKGAYSSSSGMRETLKHIENGGCVGIFPAGEVSNKNNAYSEILDREWEKPALKLIKMAKVPVVPMYFHAKNSTLFYQVAKLHASLQTLMLPSEMMNDREKPIRVRIGKPIAVKAMDEMENIEELGEFLKRKVYMMKSYYEKRKSLAQVINLQNLSLKFPLLKEENIVQNIIDETPKENILNDISKLRGTDKMLFSNGNYEIYFTTYEEIPSVMREIGRQRELTFRAVGEGSNLPFDLDEYDKHYHHLFLWDSTAEMLVGAYRMALGKDVMKKYGIKGFYTSSLFEFEQDIHPFFKKVIEMGRAYICQEYQQKPLPLFLLWRGIVHVCLRNPDHKFLMGGVSISNKFSEFSKSLMIEFMRSNYYDGAVAQYITPRNEYKVKLRDRDKNIFFEEMESDLNKLDKIIDDLEPELRLPVLIKKYIKQNAKVIAFNVDPNFNDAIDGLMYIRISDLPESTIKPVLEEMSEQIRKEQENNPAENQ, encoded by the coding sequence ATGAGCTTAATTTCGAAAAATGATTTAATCCAAGCTTCCGGCTTAAGTAAAATAGGATTTCTAAAGAATCCTGTAGCATCTGCTATCATGAGCGTTGCTAAAATAAATGAAGTCAACAGATTATATGATAAACTAAAAGACAAGGAAGGTAAAGACTTTTTCGATTCATTTGTAAGGGAGAGAAACTTAAGCTATATCGCATTTGAAGAAGATTTAGCTAAGATCCCAAAGACAGGACCATTTATCCTGGTTTCCAATCATCCGCTTGGGGCAATTGATGGAATCTTAATGTGTAAAATATTATTAGAAGTACGTCCTGATTTTAAAGTAATGGGTAATTTTCTATTAGAGAAAATAAAACCTATGGAACCTTATGTAATTTCTGTAAATCCTTTTGAAAACAGAAAGGGAGCTTACAGCAGTTCTTCAGGAATGCGTGAGACTTTAAAACACATTGAAAATGGAGGTTGTGTTGGCATTTTCCCAGCAGGGGAAGTTTCAAACAAAAACAATGCTTATAGTGAGATCTTAGACAGGGAATGGGAAAAACCAGCTTTAAAATTGATTAAAATGGCAAAAGTACCGGTTGTTCCGATGTACTTCCATGCCAAAAACAGCACATTATTTTATCAGGTGGCAAAACTGCATGCGAGTTTGCAAACATTAATGTTACCATCTGAAATGATGAATGACAGAGAAAAACCCATCCGTGTAAGAATAGGTAAACCCATTGCTGTAAAAGCCATGGATGAGATGGAAAATATTGAGGAGCTAGGTGAATTTTTAAAACGTAAGGTGTATATGATGAAATCTTACTATGAAAAAAGGAAGTCACTTGCCCAGGTTATAAATCTTCAAAATCTATCTTTAAAATTCCCTTTACTTAAGGAGGAAAATATTGTACAAAATATCATTGATGAAACGCCTAAAGAAAATATTCTAAATGATATTAGTAAGCTGAGAGGTACTGATAAAATGCTTTTCAGTAATGGCAATTATGAAATCTATTTCACTACATATGAGGAGATCCCTTCTGTAATGAGGGAAATAGGCAGACAGAGAGAGCTTACTTTCCGCGCCGTGGGAGAAGGGAGTAATTTACCTTTTGATCTCGACGAATATGATAAGCATTACCACCATCTTTTCCTTTGGGACAGTACTGCAGAAATGCTGGTTGGAGCCTATCGTATGGCCTTAGGTAAAGATGTTATGAAAAAATATGGCATTAAAGGATTTTATACCAGTTCACTTTTTGAATTCGAACAGGATATCCATCCTTTCTTCAAAAAAGTGATTGAAATGGGAAGAGCGTACATCTGTCAGGAATATCAGCAAAAACCGCTTCCACTCTTTTTATTATGGCGTGGAATCGTTCATGTGTGCTTGAGAAACCCTGATCATAAGTTCCTTATGGGTGGAGTAAGTATTTCGAATAAGTTTTCAGAGTTTTCAAAATCTTTGATGATCGAATTCATGCGTTCAAATTATTATGATGGTGCAGTTGCCCAATATATTACGCCCAGAAATGAATATAAAGTGAAGCTTAGAGATCGTGACAAAAATATCTTTTTTGAGGAAATGGAATCTGATCTTAATAAGCTGGATAAAATCATTGATGATCTTGAACCGGAGTTAAGACTGCCTGTTTTGATCAAAAAATACATCAAGCAAAATGCAAAAGTAATTGCATTTAATGTAGATCCTAATTTTAATGATGCAATAGATGGACTTATGTATATCCGAATCAGTGATCTTCCGGAAAGTACGATTAAGCCTGTATTAGAAGAAATGAGTGAGCAAATCAGAAAGGAACAGGAAAATAATCCAGCTGAGAATCAGTAG
- a CDS encoding aspartate kinase has product MKIFKFGGASVKDAESVKNVSMVLKSQGFAKCLLVISAMGKTTNELEKVVELYFKKENYQTEIKIIKQKHIEIAQGLFQENHPVFSEINLFFDDLDSFLRRNKSPNYNFVYDQVVSCGEMISTKILSEYLNEIQFTNQWLDARDYIKTDNSYRDGNVDWKKTEEFISTLNSEICYVTQGFIGSDDNNFTVTLGREGSDYSAAIFAYCTNAEAMTIWKDVPGVMTGDPRKFKDVTLLSNISYEEAIEMAYYGASVIHPKTLQPLQQKSIPFYVKSFVDPTKGGTKVGASEKNQHEESYILKENQNLLKISTRNFSFIAEDHMSEIFSLLSRHKIKVSLMQNSAISLALCLEDKFNTIDELNEELQKGFKTEVVKNVSLFTVRNAKMDNIDKFYQEKSVLLEQISKSTLQMVTL; this is encoded by the coding sequence ATGAAAATTTTCAAGTTTGGTGGAGCATCTGTAAAAGATGCTGAAAGTGTAAAAAATGTGTCAATGGTTTTAAAAAGCCAAGGATTTGCCAAATGCTTGCTGGTAATTTCAGCAATGGGCAAAACGACTAATGAGTTGGAAAAGGTTGTAGAACTTTATTTCAAGAAGGAAAACTATCAAACTGAAATTAAGATTATTAAACAGAAGCATATCGAGATTGCTCAGGGTCTTTTCCAAGAAAACCACCCAGTATTTTCGGAAATTAATTTGTTTTTTGATGATCTTGATTCTTTTTTAAGAAGAAATAAATCTCCAAATTATAATTTTGTTTACGATCAGGTAGTAAGTTGTGGAGAAATGATTTCTACAAAAATTTTGAGTGAATATCTTAATGAGATACAGTTTACTAATCAATGGCTGGATGCAAGAGATTATATAAAAACTGATAATTCTTATAGAGATGGTAATGTAGACTGGAAAAAAACAGAAGAGTTTATCTCTACTTTAAATTCTGAGATCTGTTATGTAACACAAGGTTTTATCGGCTCTGACGATAATAATTTTACAGTTACTTTAGGAAGAGAGGGTTCTGATTACTCTGCTGCCATTTTCGCTTACTGCACCAATGCGGAAGCAATGACGATATGGAAAGATGTTCCCGGGGTAATGACGGGGGATCCCAGAAAATTCAAGGATGTTACCCTTCTTTCTAATATCTCTTATGAGGAAGCTATTGAAATGGCTTATTATGGAGCAAGTGTTATTCACCCAAAAACCTTACAGCCTTTACAACAAAAAAGCATTCCTTTTTATGTAAAATCTTTTGTAGACCCTACAAAGGGAGGAACGAAAGTAGGAGCTTCAGAAAAAAATCAACATGAAGAATCTTATATTTTAAAAGAGAACCAGAATCTTTTAAAAATATCTACAAGAAATTTTTCATTTATTGCTGAAGATCATATGAGTGAAATTTTTAGTCTTTTATCAAGACATAAAATTAAAGTTTCATTGATGCAGAATTCTGCAATTTCACTAGCTTTATGTTTGGAAGATAAATTCAATACTATTGATGAGCTGAACGAAGAATTACAAAAAGGTTTTAAAACTGAGGTAGTTAAGAATGTATCTCTATTCACCGTAAGAAATGCGAAGATGGATAACATTGATAAATTTTACCAGGAAAAAAGTGTATTATTGGAACAAATTTCCAAGAGTACGCTTCAAATGGTAACACTATAA
- the fbp gene encoding class 1 fructose-bisphosphatase gives MSDQSLQTLGEFIIDKQEDFQYSTGELSRLLSAIRLASKVVNREVNKAGIADIIGKAGNENIQGEEQQKLDVLANEIFITALSQREVVCGIASEENDDFIDIKCVGNGHLSKYVVLIDPLDGSSNIDVNVSVGTIFSIYRRVSEPGTPVQLEDFLQKGVNQIAAGYVIYGSSTMIVYTTGNGVNGFTLDPSLGTYYLSHPNMKFPATGKIYSINEGNYIKFPQGVKNYLKYCQMEEGDRPYTSRYIGSLVADFHRNMLKGGIYIYPSYSQSPNGKLRLLYECNPMAFLAEQAGGKATDGFRRILEVEPTELHQRIPFFCGSVDMVEKAEEFMRIDSVK, from the coding sequence ATGTCAGATCAATCGTTGCAGACTTTAGGAGAATTTATTATAGATAAACAAGAAGATTTTCAATATTCTACGGGGGAACTTTCCCGACTTCTAAGTGCTATAAGATTGGCTTCAAAAGTGGTAAACAGAGAAGTAAATAAAGCTGGAATTGCAGATATTATCGGAAAAGCCGGTAATGAGAATATTCAGGGTGAAGAGCAGCAGAAATTAGATGTGCTTGCCAATGAAATATTTATCACTGCATTATCGCAAAGAGAGGTAGTTTGTGGAATTGCTTCGGAAGAGAACGATGATTTTATAGATATTAAATGTGTTGGAAACGGGCATCTTAGTAAATATGTAGTTTTAATTGATCCTCTTGATGGTTCATCAAATATTGATGTTAATGTTTCGGTAGGAACTATTTTCTCAATTTACAGAAGGGTATCAGAACCTGGAACTCCGGTTCAGTTAGAAGACTTCTTACAGAAAGGAGTAAATCAGATCGCAGCAGGATATGTGATCTATGGTTCTTCCACCATGATTGTTTACACCACAGGAAATGGAGTGAACGGCTTCACCTTAGATCCTTCTTTAGGCACCTATTATCTTTCGCATCCAAATATGAAATTTCCGGCAACCGGAAAGATTTATTCCATTAATGAAGGGAACTATATTAAATTCCCTCAAGGAGTTAAAAATTATCTGAAATATTGCCAGATGGAAGAAGGCGATCGTCCTTATACATCCCGATATATTGGTTCTCTCGTGGCTGATTTTCATAGGAATATGCTAAAAGGAGGAATTTATATTTATCCATCCTACTCTCAATCACCTAATGGTAAGTTGAGATTATTGTACGAATGTAATCCTATGGCATTCCTTGCAGAACAGGCAGGAGGAAAAGCGACAGACGGATTCAGAAGAATTTTGGAAGTTGAACCTACTGAACTTCACCAAAGAATTCCATTTTTCTGTGGAAGCGTTGATATGGTAGAGAAGGCCGAGGAATTTATGCGAATAGATAGTGTAAAATAA
- a CDS encoding o-succinylbenzoate synthase, with amino-acid sequence MIAKYSRYLLEFKRPSGTSRGVLHEKETFILEVSEGEQKGVGECAVFRGLSFDDRPDYEEKLKWLCENIDQDSQFLKEQLKEFPSIWIGYEQAILNLHNGDHLYFPSEFTRGQIPIIINGLIWMGDVSYMEEQIQEKLENGFHCIKLKIGVDWKSEHTVLQKLREKFPKDALELRVDANGGFNTEEARMVLKQLSDLHIHSIEQPIKAGNWTDMAALCAETPTPIALDEELIGVTENDEKKKLLEAIRPQYIILKPSLIGGFSGSDEWINLAEEQKIGWWITSALESNIGLNAIAQYTFTKHSKLPQGLGTGGLFTNNFVNHMKLTGERLLFKA; translated from the coding sequence ATGATAGCTAAATATTCTAGATATTTATTAGAATTCAAACGCCCGAGTGGAACATCTCGTGGCGTTTTGCATGAAAAAGAGACCTTTATTCTTGAAGTTTCAGAAGGTGAGCAAAAGGGAGTAGGAGAGTGTGCTGTTTTCAGAGGATTAAGCTTTGACGATAGACCTGATTATGAAGAAAAATTGAAGTGGCTTTGTGAAAATATCGATCAGGATTCCCAGTTTTTAAAAGAACAGTTAAAAGAATTTCCATCCATTTGGATTGGATACGAACAGGCCATTCTCAATTTGCATAATGGTGATCACCTTTATTTTCCAAGTGAATTTACAAGAGGACAGATTCCCATTATTATCAATGGATTGATCTGGATGGGAGATGTTAGTTATATGGAAGAACAGATTCAGGAGAAACTTGAAAATGGCTTTCATTGTATTAAGTTAAAAATTGGTGTTGATTGGAAATCTGAACATACAGTTCTTCAAAAGTTAAGAGAAAAATTTCCGAAAGATGCATTAGAGTTGCGTGTTGATGCTAATGGTGGATTTAATACAGAAGAAGCAAGAATGGTCTTAAAGCAACTTTCCGATTTGCATATTCATTCTATAGAACAGCCTATTAAAGCCGGAAACTGGACCGATATGGCTGCATTATGTGCGGAAACTCCAACACCCATTGCTTTGGACGAAGAATTAATTGGGGTAACTGAAAATGATGAAAAGAAAAAACTCTTAGAAGCCATCAGGCCACAATACATTATTCTAAAACCCTCATTAATCGGAGGTTTTTCAGGATCTGATGAGTGGATTAATCTCGCAGAAGAACAAAAAATAGGATGGTGGATAACTTCAGCTTTGGAAAGTAATATCGGGTTAAATGCGATTGCACAATATACATTTACAAAACATAGTAAATTGCCTCAAGGCCTTGGCACTGGAGGCTTATTTACTAATAATTTTGTCAACCATATGAAACTAACTGGGGAACGCTTGCTTTTTAAAGCATGA
- a CDS encoding alpha/beta hydrolase, translating into MAVYILSNRKIIRHKNETIDSFSNDEYSIPNFRIAKCDFDNYTEPTAQAKKKKDYTNRNILNYQLFSEPEKQGYEDVLEVLLSEKKIKKSKLTANNLGGTQRLFYELYKNMSSTKSRSDVLIFIHGYAYDFDDELEAIIDLKKLFIDSPESPVEHILFVSWPASSSIVPLTYFDDKASSINSGTSLMRLFYFYTQFLKDIFSNRDLAPCNQRIHLMAHSLGNRVLQSMLYSLKSENILRVIDQVLLLNADVTYKVFEDSEDSFNKLPLLANRISIYLNRKDAVLGISQFTKIFLRQGWENMVQVIFRNLRILFLSSTVLLLKMI; encoded by the coding sequence ATGGCCGTTTATATATTAAGTAATCGGAAGATCATTCGTCATAAAAACGAAACCATTGATTCATTTTCCAATGACGAGTACTCTATCCCTAATTTCAGAATTGCAAAATGTGATTTCGATAATTATACAGAACCTACTGCTCAGGCAAAAAAGAAAAAAGATTATACCAACAGGAATATTTTAAATTATCAGCTTTTCTCGGAACCGGAAAAGCAAGGATACGAAGATGTTCTTGAAGTATTATTAAGTGAGAAAAAGATAAAAAAATCAAAGCTCACTGCCAACAACCTTGGGGGAACGCAAAGGTTGTTTTATGAATTATATAAAAACATGTCCTCTACAAAGTCCAGAAGTGATGTGTTAATATTTATTCATGGCTATGCCTATGATTTTGATGATGAATTAGAAGCCATCATCGATCTGAAAAAGCTATTTATTGATAGCCCTGAATCTCCTGTTGAGCATATTCTATTCGTTAGCTGGCCGGCTTCAAGCAGTATTGTTCCTCTAACATATTTTGATGATAAGGCTTCAAGTATCAATTCAGGAACCTCTTTAATGAGGCTGTTCTATTTCTATACCCAGTTCTTAAAAGATATTTTTTCCAACCGGGATCTTGCTCCCTGTAATCAGAGAATACATCTGATGGCACATTCTCTGGGAAACAGAGTACTCCAAAGTATGCTCTATAGCTTAAAAAGTGAAAATATTCTAAGAGTTATTGATCAGGTATTATTGCTAAACGCCGATGTAACTTACAAAGTTTTCGAAGACTCTGAAGATTCTTTTAATAAACTTCCCTTACTTGCCAACCGGATTTCAATTTATTTAAACCGAAAAGACGCAGTCCTCGGTATTTCACAATTCACAAAAATATTCTTACGCCAAGGCTGGGAAAACATGGTCCAAGTGATATTCAGAAATTTAAGGATATTGTTTCTATCATCGACTGTACTTTTATTGAAAATGATTTGA